Proteins encoded by one window of Bubalus bubalis isolate 160015118507 breed Murrah chromosome 4, NDDB_SH_1, whole genome shotgun sequence:
- the OGDHL gene encoding 2-oxoglutarate dehydrogenase-like, mitochondrial isoform X4 → MFINDVEQCQWIRQKFETPGVMQFSSEEKRTLLARLVRSMRFEDFLARKWSSEKRFGLEGCEVMIPALKTIIDKSSEMGIENVILGMPHRGRLNVLANVIRKDLEQIFCQFDPKLEAADEGSGDVKYHLGMYHERINRVTNRNITLSLVANPSHLEAVDPVVQGKTKAEQFYRGDAQGKKVMSILVHGDAAFAGQGVVYETFHLSDLPSYTTNGTVHVVVNNQIGFTTDPRMARSSPYPTDVARVVNAPIFHVNADDPEAVIYVCSVAAEWRNTFNKDVVVDLVCYRRRGHNEMDEPMFTQPLMYKQIHRQVPVLKKYADKLIAEGTVTLQEFEEEIAKYDRICEEAYGRSKDKKILHIKHWLDSPWPGFFNMDGEPKSMTCPATGVPEDTLTHIGEVASSVPLEDFKIHVGLSRILRGRADMTRKRTVDWALAEYMAFGSLLKEGIHVRLSGQDVERGTFSHRHHVLHDQDVDRRTCVPMNHLWPDQAPYTVCNSSLSEYGVLGFELGYAMASPNALVLWEAQFGDFHNTAQCIIDQFISTGQAKWVRHNGIVLLLPHGMEGMGPEHSSARPERFLQMSNDDSDAYPAFTQDFEVRQLYDCNWIVVNCSTPASYFHVLRRQILLPFRKPLIIFTPKSLLRHPEAKSSFDQMVSGTSFQRVIPEDGAAARAPGQVRRLIFCTGKVFYDLVKERSSQGLDELVAITRLEQISPFPFDLIKREAEKYPGVELVWCQEEHKNMGYYDYISPRFMTILGRARPIWYVGRDPAAAPATGNRNTHLVSLKKFLDTAFNLQAFEGKTF, encoded by the exons ATGTTCATCAATGATGTGGAGCAGTGCCAGTGGATCCGGCAGAAGTTCGAGACCCCGGGCGTGATGCAGTTCTCCAGCGAGGAGAAGCGGACCCTGCTGGCCCGGCTAGTGCGCTCCATGAG GTTTGAAGACTTCCTGGCCAGGAAGTGGTCTTCAGAGAAGCGGTTTGGCCTGGAGGGCTGTGAGGTCATGATTCCGGCCCTGAAGACTATCATCGACAAATCCAGTGAGATGGGGATCGAGAACGTCATCCTGGGGATGCCCCACAG GGGCAGGCTGAATGTGCTGGCCAACGTTATTCGCAAGGACCTGGAGCAGATCTTCTGCCAGTTTGATCCCAAGCTGGAGGCGGCGGACGAG GGTTCTGGAGATGTCAAATATCACCTCGGCATGTACCACGAGCGGATCAATCGTGTCACGAACAGGAACATCACTCTGTCGCTCGTGGCCAACCCCTCCCACCTGGAAGCTGTGGACCCCGTGGTGCAGGGGAAGACGAAGGCGGAGCAGTTCTACCGCGGGGACGCCCAGGGCAAGAAG GTCATGTCCATCCTGGTCCACGGGGACGCTGCCTTTGCTGGCCAGGGCGTGGTCTATGAGACCTTCCACCTGAGCGATCTGCCCTCTTACACCACCAACGGTACCGTGCACGTTGTCGTCAACAACCAG ATTGGCTTCACCACGGACCCCCGGATGGCCCGCTCCTCTCCGTACCCCACCGACGTGGCCCGCGTGGTCAATGCACCCATCTTCCACGTGAATGCAGATGACCCAGAGGCTGTGATATACGTGTGCAGCGTGGCAGCTGAGTGGAGGAACACCTTCAATAAAGACGTCGTGGTAGACCTG GTCTGTTATCGCCGGCGTGGCCACAACGAGATGGACGAGCCCATGTTCACGCAGCCTCTCATGTATAAGCAGATCCACAGACAGGTGCCTGTGCTGAAGAAGTACGCGGACAAGCTCATCGCTGAGGGCACGGTCACCCTGCAGGAGTTTGAG GAAGAAATCGCCAAATATGATCGGATCTGTGAGGAGGCGTATGGCAGGTCCAAGGATAAAAAAATCCTGCATATAAAGCACTGGCTGGACTCTCCCTGGCCTG GCTTCTTCAACATGGATGGGGAGCCCAAGAGCATGACGTGCCCAGCCACAGGTGTTCCTGAGGACACGCTGACCCACATTGGTGAAGTGGCCAGCTCTGTGCCCCTGGAGGACTTTAAGATCCACGTGG GCCTCTCTCGAATCCTGCGGGGCCGTGCAGACATGACCAGGAAGAGGACGGTGGACTGGGCGCTGGCAGAGTACATGGCCTTCGGCTCCCTGCTCAAGGAGGGCATCCACGTGCGGCTCAGTGGGCAGGACGTGGAGAGGGGCACGTTCAG CCACAGGCACCACGTTCTCCATGATCAGGACGTCGACCGGAGGACGTGTGTCCCGATGAACCACCTGTGGCCTGACCAGGCCCCCTATACCGTGTGTAACAGCTCCCTCTCGGAGTACGGAGTCCTGG GTTTCGAGCTGGGCTACGCCATGGCCAGCCCCAACGCCTTGGTCCTCTGGGAGGCTCAGTTTGGTGACTTCCACAACACGGCCCAGTGCATCATCGACCAGTTCATCAGCACGGGCCAGGCCAAGTGGGTGCGACACAATGGCATCGTGCTGCTGCTGCCCCATGGCATGGAGGGCATG GGCCCAGAGCACTCTTCAGCCAGGCCTGAGAGGTTCCTGCAGATGAGCAATGACGACTCAGATGCCTACCCT GCATTCACGCAGGACTTTGAGGTGAGACAGCTCTACGACTGCAACTGGATCGTGGTTAACTGCTCCACGCCGGCCAGTTACTTCCACGTGCTGCGCCGGCAGATCCTGCTGCCCTTCCGCAAGCCG CTGATCATCTTCACACCCAAATCTCTGCTGAGGCACCCAGAGGCCAAGTCCAGCTTTGACCAGATGGTATCTG GAACCAGTTTCCAGCGGGTGATTCCTGAGGATGGGGCTGCGGCGCGGGCTCCTGGGCAGGTGCGGCGGCTCATCTTCTGCACGGGCAAGGTGTTCTATGACCTGGTGAAGGAGCGGAGCAGCCAGGGCCTGGACGAGCTCGTGGCCATCACACGCCTGGAGCAG ATCTCTCCGTTTCCTTTCGACCTGATCAAGCGAGAGGCAGAAAAGTACCCGGGCGTGGAGCTGGTGTGGTGTCAGGAGGAGCACAAGAACATGGGCTACTATGACTACATCAGCCCACGCTTCATGACCATCCTGGGCCGGGCGCGGCCCATATG gtATGTTGGCCGAGACCCAGCGGCTGCACCAGCCACAGGGAACAGGAACACTCATCTGGTGTCTCTGAAGAAGTTTCTGGATACTGCCTTCAATCTCCAGGCCTTTGAAGGCAAAACATTTTAG